From Gottschalkiaceae bacterium SANA:
CACTTAAAAGGTGCCCACGACTTGAAATTACCTCTAGTAGCAGTCGGACTCTTATGGAAACAAGGCTACACCGATCAATATATCCAAGACGACGGCACCCCTTATGACAGCTATGTCAATCGCCATTACGACTTTCTAGAGGACACGGGCGTAATCGTCAAAGTGAAAATCCGCCAGCGCGATGTCGCATGCAAGGTCTGGAAATGCGAGGCCTTTGGCAATGCGCCCCTCTACCTGTTAGACACGGACCTCGAAGAGAACACGGGTGCCGATCGTTGGATTACCGGTCAACTCTATGGTTGGTTTGGCGAAGAGCGAATTGCCCAAGAAATGGTTTTGGGAATTGGCGGGGTTCGCGCCCTTCGCGCCTTAGGATTTACCCCCGATGTTGTCCACTTCAATGAAGGCCACGCCCTCTTCGCTGGGTTCGAATTGCTTCGCGAAAAAATGGACACCGGCATGACCTTTGAAGAAGCCAAAGCCGCCATCAAACCTCAGGTGGTCTTCACGACTCACACGCCAATTGTAGAAGGCAACGAAGCCCATGAACTGGATCGTCTGCTCTATATGGGCGCAAATAATGGCCTTACTCTTGAGCAATTGGTTTCCCTAGGTGGCGCGCCCTTTAATATGACCGTTGCCGCTCTTCGTCTTGCGAAAAAAGCCAATGCGGTTGCCGCTCTTCATGCGGAGACCGCCAATATGATGTGGACCCATATCGAAGACCGATGTGAGATCATCGGCATTACCAATGCCATTCACCGCCCTACATGGGTGGATCAAAATATGTTGAATTCCCTTGAGGATCCTCAAGCGCTTTGGACACATCATCAAACCAACAAACTCGCTTTGATAAAAATGGTAGAAGAACGAAACGGCGTTTCTCTAAATCCTGACAGCTTATTAATCGGATTTTCACGCCGAGCCGCCCCTTATAAACGCAGCGATTTTATCTTCTCGGACCTGGATATCATCGAGCCACTTCTAAAAAATGGCCATTTGCAAATTATCTTCTCGGGCAAGGCGCACCCTCTGGATGACAATGGCAAAGAAATTGTGACACGCATCGTTGCCATGGCAAGAAAGTATCCTCATGCTGTTGTATTCTTAGAGAACTATGATATGACCATCGGCGCTGCCCTAACACGAGGCTCTGACATATGGCTCAACAACCCAAGACGGCCGAAAGAAGCCAGCGGCACCTCTGGTATGAAGGCGGCCATGAACGGGGTTTTAAACTTCTCCATTTTGGATGGCTGGTGGCCAGAAGCTTGTCAACACGGCGTCAATGGCTGGCAATTTGGCGATGCTTTTGAATCGGATGATGTAGAAGAGCAGGATGCCCACGATTTAACCGAACTCTACCGCGTTCTTCGAAAAGAAGTCCTTCCAACCTATTATCAAGATCGCGGACATTGGATTCATAT
This genomic window contains:
- the glgP gene encoding alpha-glucan family phosphorylase, encoding MNKQVAYFCMEYGLSSSFKQYAGGLGILAGDHLKGAHDLKLPLVAVGLLWKQGYTDQYIQDDGTPYDSYVNRHYDFLEDTGVIVKVKIRQRDVACKVWKCEAFGNAPLYLLDTDLEENTGADRWITGQLYGWFGEERIAQEMVLGIGGVRALRALGFTPDVVHFNEGHALFAGFELLREKMDTGMTFEEAKAAIKPQVVFTTHTPIVEGNEAHELDRLLYMGANNGLTLEQLVSLGGAPFNMTVAALRLAKKANAVAALHAETANMMWTHIEDRCEIIGITNAIHRPTWVDQNMLNSLEDPQALWTHHQTNKLALIKMVEERNGVSLNPDSLLIGFSRRAAPYKRSDFIFSDLDIIEPLLKNGHLQIIFSGKAHPLDDNGKEIVTRIVAMARKYPHAVVFLENYDMTIGAALTRGSDIWLNNPRRPKEASGTSGMKAAMNGVLNFSILDGWWPEACQHGVNGWQFGDAFESDDVEEQDAHDLTELYRVLRKEVLPTYYQDRGHWIHMMQESIRSTQDYFATDRMLKEYYENLYNV